The following is a genomic window from Crocinitomicaceae bacterium.
GATTCTGACGGCGGTGGAACTAATGATGGTCAAGAGCTTGTGAATGGAACTGATCCTAATGACAATTCAGATGATTTTCTCGGCGTAGTCACATTTAGTGGACCTGAAATAAAAGTGTATCCAAATCCTGCTGAAAATTTCCTGATGGTATCATGTCATGAAGAGATAGAAATAATGAGAATAATTTCGTCTGATGGTAAAACATTAGCAAGTTATTTAGTGAGTGACTTCAGCAAACAAATTGAGATAAGCCAGTTGCAACCGGGCACTTATTTTATTGTTGTTTATACTGCTGAACATCAATTCAACATGACTTTTATTAAAAAATAGGATAATGATTTGGGTTTGCTTGTGCTGAAAGTTAAAAAGTGCAAGCAAACTTTCTTTTCATTTACAAGTTGTGATTTAGAGTAAAGTAAAACTAATTAATCTCGTTCATTCCAACTTGACCAAATCAGTACAACAAGAGAAAATAAATTCAACATTAATTCTCTTCACTTTTCTCTCTCTTCAAGCGCCAGCACAAGAAATGAGGCCAGCCAGTGACTGCCCATGTAATCACTGCCCAGAACATATCCGGATGATGCCATAACATGAGCATCTGCCAGTTGAAATAAATTTTCATGTAAGTCAGGCAATTTTCTGGCAATAGCGTAGAGGCACCAGGCGCGGGCAAAATTTAATCCATCTAAATGAACTAATTTTCCATCCGTGCGATCAAGTACAATGCCGGGTACTAAATTGAATTTCTTTTTTGTAATTGCGGGCAAGAATTTTTTAATCCAACGTTCATATTCCTCTTCGGTTAAAATTTTAGACATCAATTCTGCCGTTTGCAAACATGGAGATAAAAAATCTGATCCTCCGGGTTCATATTCAATGGGGCAATTGCAATCTTGCTCAAATAGCCTGAGTGCATGTTCTTTTAAAAAATCTTGAAAACATTTGTCATGTTGTGCAACGGCGTAGTCATAGGCAAGGGATAATCCAAACGCAGTATTGGTATGCTCTCCATTGCGCACCGGATACACTAGTTTGGGTAAATAATTTTTGTACGAATTAACAATAAAATCACACAGTGGTTTTACTTGTGATGACCAGTTTTTATGATGAACTGAATCTGCCTTCACCAATTCTGTTTGTAATTTTAAAAGCCAAGCCCATCCATAGGTTCGCTCAAATGATTTTTCAAGTTTGGGTTCAAAGTAACGCAGTTCAGCCTGCATATTTTCATGGGTAAATTGCTTATCAAACAAATGAATGATTTCAGTGGTCCAGTCGGCATCCGAAAATTTATTGAGCATGCAGGCAAGCAGCCAATGTCCGTGTACTGAGGAATGCCAGTCAAAACATCCGTAAAAAACCGGATGCAACTCCCTTGGTGAATGAAGGTAGCTGGAGTCTGTGAGCACCTGATTCAATTTGTTCGGATATTCTTGTTGAATGCATTCCAATGGCAATGCTGCAATTTGCTTGTATGCTTTTTCAGAAACATTCAATAATGAATCAGCTTGCTCACCATAAACGATAAACGAACTTAAAAGAGAAAGAAAAAATAATTTATACATGCAAATTTGTAACTTTGGTTCAAGCGATTAATTTACAAAAAGGAAAGCACGTGGGTATATTTCAGAAAATATTTGGAGGACAAAAGGCATTAGAGCCAATTGATTTTTCTTTGGTAAAGACAGATATCCACAGTCACTTGATTCCGGGTATTGATGATGGATCAAAATCAATGGATGATACACTCGCTCTTTTGAAAAAGTTTGAAGAAATGGGGTACACCAAAGTGATTACAACTCCCCATGTGATGTCTGACTTTTATAAAAACACGCCTGAAATCATCACCCAAGGATTGACAAACGTGCATGAAGCCATGAAGCAAGCCGGGCTAAAAATTGAATTGGTTGCATCAGCAGAATATTATCTTGATTTTCATTTTGATGATTTGATTAAGCAGCATCGCTTGATTCCGTTTTCAGGTAAACATATTCTGTTTGAATTGTCATTTAATGAAGAGCCTCCGCGTGTTAAAGAAGCTATTTTTAATTTGGTAACTGACGGTTATAAACCAATTCTGGCTCATGTTGAGCGATATCCATTTTATCTTAATCAATGGGAAAAAATTGATGATTACCGCAACCGGGGTGTATTGCTTCAACTAAATATTAATTCGCTCTCAGGTCACTATGGTCCGCAAGTAAAAAAGATGGCTGAACAATTAATTGACCGTGATTGGATTGATGTAATTGGTTCTGATTGCCACCATTTTGGTCATTTGCAAATGATGGAATCTTTGCGCACTAACCCGCATCTTCACAAAGTAATAGCCAAAGAAAATCTGCTGAATAAATTCTTGTGAATTATTTTTTCTCACGCTAGTGTTTTTAAAAAACCCGCTTCATCACATCCTCCTTATACATTTGCCCAACCGGAATTTGCTTATCGCCAATAAGTAGGTTACTCCCCTCTAATGCTGTTACCAGATTTTTATTGACGATAAATGATTTGTGACAACGCACAAAAATATCAGCCGGTAAATTTGTTTCAAGATATTTTAAGGCCATCAATGCAGTAATGCGTCCGTTGGATGTATAGAAGGAAACGTACTCACGCATGCCTTCAATATATCGGATATCATGATAAAGTACTTTGTATAATTTGTGATCCGCTTTTATAGTCAGATAATTTTGCTTGAGATCAGCTTGCTGTACACTAACTGATTTTAGTTCAAGATATGTTTTGGCTTTTTGAATAGCTTTTTCAAATTTTTCAAACTGAATTGGCTTTAATAAATAGTCAATAGCATCTAGTTCAAACCCTTCTAAGGCATAATCACGATAGGCAGTTGTGAAAATTACCAAGGGTCCGTTTTCAATTGATTTCACCAAATCAGTACCGGTTAGTTCCGGCATTTGAATATCTGTAATCAACAAATCAGCAGGTTGATTTTGCAGATATTCTAATACTTCTTTTCCATTTTTAAAAGACCCCACCAATTCAGCACCCTGAATTTTCTCTAAATAAGATTCAATGAGCTGTCTTGCTAATTGTTCATCATCTGCAATGATACATTTCATCACAATAGCGTCCTAAACGAATTTTATTTAGTTTAAAGTTATTGAATTTGCCGGGTTTCGATATAGAAAATGGTTAAATTCAAAACAGAACCCCCTGATAAATTTCTTTGTCCGGAGGTTTGCTTTCTTCAAATGGTTTATTGATCCACTGCTGAAGATCAATTTTCACGAATAAATTGAGTCGCAGAAAAGCGACAAGGTTTGAGAGATGCCATTTAAATTTGGCCATTGCTTTCATTGCTTTTAAAATCAGAATTGTTATTAATGCCGTCCATATTTGAATCATTACGGCATTATGACTTGTTCCAATGAACGATTTAATGTGAAGGAGTTGTTTTATTTCTCTGAAAAAAATTTCGATTTGCCACCGGCTTTTATAGAGTTCCCCGATGGTATTGGCAGTCCAGGTTAATTGATTGGTGATGATTTCAATTACCTGCTCATTTACCTCATCCCAAACAGATACTCTCCGTAACGGTTTGGGATATTTCTTTTTCGAAAGGACACCCGTTAGTTCAATGAGTTCATCTTTGAGTATATGCTGATGTCGATTATCTAGTAGAGGATTTTCTTTTTTTGGTTTTGTATTGGATGTTTTCTTTGTGCCTGATGACAAAATATACTCCGCTGCTGTCCCAAATGTTTAACAATGAAAAATCGTTGTAATATCGGTCTGCTACAATCACACTTCCTTTGAGTAAAGGAATATCATATGCGCCTTTATTGTCGGCTGTTTTTCCATCGGTGATATTTACATAAGCCGGCAAATTGCCATCATAATCAAGCATTGTATGCATTTTCACAGCTCCCTTTGCCGTCTTGTATCTTGCCCAATCAAATAATGAGAGGCACAAACTTATGGTACTTGAGTCTACTAAAAATATTTTGGATTTGATTTTAAATTTAACCTGTTTAAATCCCACCTGCTGTCCTAAACTTCCCAGCAAATGATAATAGTATGTTCTAAATAGCTCCCAATCCCTGTGTTTATTTTGGTAGCTTATGGTTGATTTAGAAGGAGCTCTTTCTATGCCCATATGATTTAAGTTACCGGTTGCTGATCGTAAACCGTTGCTAATATCCCGTATTGATTGACTTTTTGCAAATTGACAAAAGAGCATTGAAATCAGATGTGTCCAGCTATTGTAACCCTTTTGATGCTTGTCTGTTTGTTTTTCCTTTACAATCTTATTGAATTTTAATCTATCCAGTTTGGAGATTATTTGAGAAAACAAGGTTAATTTTACCATAGGAGAAGGTGTTGGTTTTTTGTTGTGGCCCTCAAAGATAATTTGAGTTACAGAAACTATCCTTCTCTTACTTTTTTTAATTGATCGTTTAGGACGCTATTG
Proteins encoded in this region:
- a CDS encoding response regulator transcription factor — its product is MVMKCIIADDEQLARQLIESYLEKIQGAELVGSFKNGKEVLEYLQNQPADLLITDIQMPELTGTDLVKSIENGPLVIFTTAYRDYALEGFELDAIDYLLKPIQFEKFEKAIQKAKTYLELKSVSVQQADLKQNYLTIKADHKLYKVLYHDIRYIEGMREYVSFYTSNGRITALMALKYLETNLPADIFVRCHKSFIVNKNLVTALEGSNLLIGDKQIPVGQMYKEDVMKRVF
- a CDS encoding capsular biosynthesis protein, with amino-acid sequence MGIFQKIFGGQKALEPIDFSLVKTDIHSHLIPGIDDGSKSMDDTLALLKKFEEMGYTKVITTPHVMSDFYKNTPEIITQGLTNVHEAMKQAGLKIELVASAEYYLDFHFDDLIKQHRLIPFSGKHILFELSFNEEPPRVKEAIFNLVTDGYKPILAHVERYPFYLNQWEKIDDYRNRGVLLQLNINSLSGHYGPQVKKMAEQLIDRDWIDVIGSDCHHFGHLQMMESLRTNPHLHKVIAKENLLNKFL
- a CDS encoding DUF2891 domain-containing protein, which gives rise to MYKLFFLSLLSSFIVYGEQADSLLNVSEKAYKQIAALPLECIQQEYPNKLNQVLTDSSYLHSPRELHPVFYGCFDWHSSVHGHWLLACMLNKFSDADWTTEIIHLFDKQFTHENMQAELRYFEPKLEKSFERTYGWAWLLKLQTELVKADSVHHKNWSSQVKPLCDFIVNSYKNYLPKLVYPVRNGEHTNTAFGLSLAYDYAVAQHDKCFQDFLKEHALRLFEQDCNCPIEYEPGGSDFLSPCLQTAELMSKILTEEEYERWIKKFLPAITKKKFNLVPGIVLDRTDGKLVHLDGLNFARAWCLYAIARKLPDLHENLFQLADAHVMASSGYVLGSDYMGSHWLASFLVLALEEREK